A single genomic interval of Odontesthes bonariensis isolate fOdoBon6 chromosome 3, fOdoBon6.hap1, whole genome shotgun sequence harbors:
- the LOC142376772 gene encoding bcl-2-like protein 1: MSYSNRELVEFYISYKLSQRDYPNSLLRPQNAGGRTEGDQAKPAPINGVSVSSRGGSHPGKSWPPRGGIEAVKSALKDSADEFELLFKQGFSDLSLQLNITPDTAYHSFESVLDEVFKDGVNWGRIVGLFSFGGVLCVDCIEKNMSELVSRIADWMTIYLDEQISPWIHSQGGWDSFAEIYGRDAAAEARRFQESLKTWLLFGVALLTGVLLGVLITKKR; this comes from the exons ATGTCGTATAGtaacagagagctggtggaatTCTATATAAGCTACAAGTTGTCTCAGAGGGACTATCCAAACTCTCTGCTGAGGCCACAGAATGCTGGTGGAAGGACTGAGGGAGACCAGGCCAAGCCAGCCCCAATAAACGGCGTGTCTGTCAGTAGCAGGGGTGGCAGCCACCCGGGGAAGTCTTGGCCCCCTCGTGGTGGCATCGAGGCTGTAAAATCAGCTCTTAAAGATTCAGCAGATGAGTTTGAACTTCTGTTTAAGCAAGGTTTTAGTGATCTTTCCCTGCAGCTTAATATAACTCCTGACACAGCCTATCATAGCTTTGAGAGTGTTTTGGACGAGGTGTTCAAGGATGGGGTTAACTGGGGACGCATAGTTGGCCTGTTTTCTTTTGGCGGTGTACTGTGTGTGGACTGCATTGAGAAGAATATGAGCGAGCTGGTTTCCCGCATTGCAGACTGGATGACCATTTATCTAGATGAGCAAATCAGTCCATGGATCCACAGCCAAGGAGGATGG GACTCCTTCGCTGAGATTTATGGGCGAGACGCCGCTGCAGAGGCGAGGAGGTTTCAGGAGTCCTTGAAGACATGGCTTCTATTTGGCGTGGCGCTGCTAACTGGAGTGCTACTCGGCGTCCTTATCACTAAGAAACGGTGA
- the adnpa gene encoding activity-dependent neuroprotective protein a encodes MYQLPVNNLTRIRKARKQVKKSLEDIGLEFCKEAAEEFKEFCPDEEVVKGTLCFDICTWDPSYSKTQKYRSKPFCCTECSFSSKYYSGYKNHFRNVHRKLFDRKMLLNCPYCTFTANKRTLETHVKIFHIPNSAQRNYGGQQGPLLGKTVNLERARQEHGVEKAMYFCKKCTFRDGLYNVVRRHIYREHFQHIVSPYLGMVAKSAVKNGVLSVNGNNIFCKQCQFSTRSYEALVQHVIEYHERIGSQVTTMIGHANMLVSRPQPLLVMSQKAPLSISRDRILGPNPTTHPVIGYLKPVAPSVKNQPFIPTNQMRVIAASNTVAENSATGVNTAQTQKWKICTVCNELFPENLYSAHFESAHKAKKVWALAKYIMKIHNFTSKCLLCNRYLPSDTLLNHMLIHGLTCPQCHSAFHSVEKIMEHVALAHPDEYVGPPGASPLTFDLTIKKGKSSNVQLAVLTFNMKEPINGKDNQSAPVQKLVPPPGKLPPGKFLPPGKLLPAKMIDKQSEPRGFVSLINNRDVGKTVCPLCFSILKGPISDALSMHLRERHQVLRTMHPVEKKMTYKCIHCLGVYTSNMVASTITLHLVQCRAVGRNQASQALKSPLTLDSFGAGILKRQLPMQATSNPKKIRLDTKLSANTCRNKAECDDLALDPRSYEHKTYEARKNFLTAYFNRRPYPTPLEEEKLSASLWLWRSDIAGHFASKRKMCLKRCKTNKLSVLLGFDMYAVKKVKHNLIFATDMLVGDSSRRATGFKSATPNTKQNKQCDTPNHTSKFSTCTETISIDSDTDPETGGAPAEKEIVETNHEKNVESNERVNLTEETKCVDLVDTSQEKESSVQDGKEDSLQDGKEISVQDGKESSVQDGKESSVQDGKESSVQDVKESSVQDGKESSVQDGKESSVQDVKESSVQDVKESSLQDVKESSVQDVKESSVQDVKESSVQDGKEISVQDGKESSVQDVKESSVQDGKESSVQDVKESSVQDGKESSVQDGKESSVQDVKEISVQDVKESSLQDGKEISVQDGKESSLQDGKEISVQDGKESSVQDGKESSVQDGKESSVQDVKESSPQDGKESSLQDGKEISVQDGKESSPQNGKEKACLT; translated from the exons ATGTACCAGCTCCCAGTGAACAACCTCACCCGAATCAGGAAAGCCAGGAAACAAGTGAAAAAATCACTTGAAGACATAGGATTGGAGTTCTGCAAGGAGGCAGCAGAG gagTTCAAAGAGTTTTGCCCAGATGAAGAAGTTGTAAAAGGCACTCTGTGTTTTGATATCTGCACATGGGATCCATCATACTCTAAAACACAG aAATACCGTTCAAAACCATTTTGCTGCACAGAGTGCTCCTTTTCCTCCAAATACTACTCAGGCTACAAGAATCACTTCCGCAATGTACACAGGAAACTCTTTGACAGGAAAATGCTGCTCAACTGTCCATACTGCACATTCACTGCAAACAAGAGAACCCTGGAGACGCATGTTAAAATATTCCACATACCCAATTCAGCACAGCGGAATTATGGTGGCCAGCAGGGACCTTTGCTGGGAAAGACAGTTAATCTTGAAAGAGCTAGACAAGAACATGGAGTGGAGAAAGCGATGTACTTTTGCAAAAAATGCACATTCCGGGACGGTCTCTACAATGTGGTTAGAAGACACATCTATAGAGAACATTTTCAGCATATTGTCTCGCCATATCTTGGTATGGTTGCTAAATCAGCTGTTAAAAATGGTGTTCTTTCTGTCAATGGTAACAACATCTTTTGCAAACAATGTCAGTTTTCTACACGTAGTTATGAGGCTCTTGTGCAGCATGTTATAGAGTACCACGAACGCATTGGTTCACAAGTAACAACCATGATTGGACATGCTAACATGCTTGTCTCAAGGCCTCAGCCCTTACTAGTCATGTCACAGAAGGCTCCTCTGTCCATTAGCAGGGACCGCATACTTGGACCTAATCCAACAACACATCCAGTAATTGGCTATTTAAAGCCAGTTGCCCCTAGTGTTAAAAATCAGCCCTTCATCCCCACCAATCAGATGCGTGTCATCGCTGCCAGCAACACTGTAGCTGAAAATAGTGCTACTGGTGTAAACACAGCCCAAACGCAGAAATGGAAAATCTGTACTGTTTGCAATGAGCTTTTTCCTGAAAACCTATATAGCGCTCATTTTGAGAGTGCACACAAGGCAAAAAAAGTGTGGGCACTGGCCAAATATATCATGAAAATCCATAACTTCACCAGCAAGTGTTTGCTTTGCAACCGTTATCTGCCCAGTGATACACTACTTAACCACATGCTGATTCATGGGTTAACTTGTCCACAGTGCCACTCCGCTTTCCACAGCGTTGAGAAAATCATGGAGCATGTCGCTCTGGCCCACCCCGATGAGTATGTTGGACCGCCTGGTGCATCGCCTCTAACCTTTGATCTTACCATTAAAAAAGGTAAATCCAGTAACGTTCAGCTTGCTGTTCTCACCTTTAACATGAAGGAACCGATCAATGGAAAAGACAATCAGTCTGCACCTGTCCAGAAACTTGTGCCGCCTCCTGGCAAGCTTCCTCCTGGCAAATTTCTGCCTCCTGGCAAACTTCTGCCTGCTAAGATGATTGACAAGCAAAGTGAACCAAGAGGTTTTGTTTCTCTGATCAACAACAGGGATGTTGGAAAGACTGTCTGTCCGCTGTGTTTCTCCATCCTCAAAGGGCCCATCTCTGATGCCTTGTCCATGCATCTGAGGGAGCGACATCAAGTGCTCCGAACAATGCATCCCGTCGAAAAAAAGATGACTTACAAGTGCATTCATTGCTTAGGTGTGTACACAAGTAATATGGTAGCATCTACAATCACACTGCATCTTGTGCAGTGCAGAGCCGTTGGTAGAAACCAGGCGAGCCAAGCCCTCAAGTCTCCCTTGACTCTAGACTCTTTCGGGGCTGGCATTCTCAAGAGGCAGCTGCCTATGCAGGCCACATCCAACCCCAAGAAGATCAGACTGGACACTAAGCTGTCAGCCAACACCTGTAGAAACAAGGCAGAATGTGACGATCTTGCTCTGGATCCCAGAAGCTATGAGCACAAGACATACGAGGCTAGGAAAAATTTCCTGACGGCCTACTTCAACAGACGGCCCTACCCGACTCCTCTAGAAGAGGAGAAGCTGTCCGCTAGTCTGTGGCTGTGGAGGTCCGACATTGCAGGTCACTTTGCATCAAAGCGAAAGATGTGtttaaaacgctgcaagaccaATAAGCTTTCAGTGCTGCTTGGCTTTGACATGTACGCTGTAAAGAAAGTCAAACATAACTTGATTTTTGCAACGGACATGTTAGTTGGCGATTCATCAAGGAGAGCAACAGGCTTCAAATCAGCTACTCCAAACACGAAACAAAACAAGCAGTGTGACACACCAAACCACACCTCAAAATTCAGTACATGCACAGAAACTATTTCTATCGACTCAGACACGGACCCAGAAACAGGTGGTGCACCTGCTGAGAAGGAAATTGTCGAAACAAACCATGAGAAGAATGTAGAATCTAATGAGCGGGTAAACCTGACTGAAGAAACAAAATGTGTTGACTTGGTTGATACTTCACAAGAGAAAGAGAGCTCTGTGCAAGATGGGAAAGAGGACTCCCTCCAAGATGGGAAAGAGATCTCTGTGCAAGATGGGAAAGAGAGCTCTGTGCAAGATGGGAAAGAGAGCTCTGTGCAAGATGGGAAAGAGAGCTCTGTGCAAGATGTGAAAGAGAGCTCCGTGCAAGATGGGAAAGAGAGCTCTGTGCAAGATGGGAAAGAGAGCTCTGTGCAAGATGTGAAAGAGAGCTCTGTGCAAGATGTGAAAGAGAGCTCCCTCCAAGATGTGAAAGAGAGCTCTGTGCAAGATGTGAAAGAGAGCTCTGTGCAAGATGTGAAAGAGAGCTCCGTGCAAGATGGGAAAGAGATCTCTGTGCAAGATGGGAAAGAGAGCTCTGTGCAAGATGTGAAAGAGAGCTCTGTGCAAGATGGGAAAGAGAGCTCTGTGCAAGATGTGAAAGAGAGCTCCGTGCAAGATGGGAAAGAGAGCTCTGTGCAAGATGGGAAAGAGAGCTCTGTGCAAGATGTGAAAGAGATCTCTGTGCAAGATGTGAAAGAGAGCTCCCTCCAAGATGGGAAAGAGATCTCTGTGCAAGATGGGAAAGAAAGCTCCCTCCAAGATGGGAAAGAGATCTCTGTGCAAGATGGGAAAGAGAGCTCTGTGCAAGATGGGAAAGAGAGCTCTGTGCAAGACGGGAAAGAGAGCTCTGTGCAAGATGTGAAAGAGAGCTCCCCCCAAGACGGGAAAGAGAGCTCCCTCCAAGATGGGAAAGAGATCTCTGTGCAAGACGGGAAAGAGAGCTCCCCCCAAAATGGGAAAGAAAAAGCTTGTCTGACTTAG
- the LOC142377712 gene encoding DEP domain-containing mTOR-interacting protein: MERTGSIRRKAMARQHKAEVMIAGEQLRMRLHDGKLIKDRRYHLRTYPNCFVAQELIDWLVSHKEALDRGIAVCLMQHLMDNDIVHHVCDKRPVFKDAKLLYRFRKDDSTFPFNTEVNIFMRGQRLYEHLIAEKNSILQLREEHGLSYQRSFPGCQLIDWLLQNGETESCRQGVELCRALQEHGIIQHVAKRHDFFDSGLLYQFCINFRRRRRLSELLNESEQHSDEGVVMSTHENNHDSPFILRKSPHQEDNSAFQSVGSSKDLKQVTSGRRGSLNSLQLHSAGFPPLAPLSSNSVVRCNPKSVLERHVTCEELLAPGAPFIKKVLTVIGDTLGWGVVVRGMAPCYIQAVDPGSPAAAAGVKVQQLVCQVNGKCVLKLDYRTITRLVMTGPRIVVLEVMEPLECK, translated from the exons ATGGAGCGAACAGGTAGCATAAGGAGAAAGGCCATGGCTAGGCAACATAAGGCTGAGGTCATGATTGCAGGAGAACAGCTCAG GATGAGACTCCACGACGGAAAACTGATCAAGGATCGACGGTACCACCTGCGCACTTACCCCAACTGCTTTGTGGCACAGGAGCTCATAGACTGGCTCGTGAGCCATAAGGAGGCTTTGGATCGAGGAATAGCTGTTTGTCTCATGCAGCATCTCATGGACAACGATATTGTTCATCATG TTTGTGATAAGAGGCCTGTTTTCAAGGATGCCAAACTGCTGTACCGTTTTCGCAAGGATGACAGCACATTTCCCTTCAATACAGAGGTGAACATCTTCATGCGAGGACAACGACTGTATGAACA TCTTATTGCAGAAAAAAACTCCATTCTGCAGCTGAGAGAGGAGCATGGGCTTTCATATCAGCGCTCCTTCCCTGGCTGTCAGTTGATTGACTGGCTCCTTCAGAATGGAGAGACAGAGAGCTGCCGCCAGGGAGTGGAGTTGTGCCGTGCATTGCAGGAGCATGGCATCATTCAGCACG TGGCAAAGAGGCATGACTTCTTTGATAGTGGGCTACTCTATCAGTTCTGCATCAATTTTCGGCGGCGCCGGCGCCTTTCTGAACTGTTAAATGAAAGTGAGCAGCACAGTGATGAGGGTGTGGTGATGTCCACCCATGAGAACAATCATGACAGTCCCTTTATTCTTCGCAAAAGCCCACACCAGGAGGATAACAGTGCTTTTCAGTCTG TGGGGTCAAGTAAAGACCTGAAACAAGTTACCAGTGGACGCCGAGGCAGCTTGAATTCCCttcagcttcactcagctgGCTTTCCACCTCTAGCTCCACTGTCTTCAAACTCGGTAGTGAGATGCAACCCTAAATCAG TCCTAGAAAGACATGTCACATGTGAAGAGTTATTGGCACCTGGTGCGCCCTTCATTAAGAAAGTGTTGACG GTGATAGGGGACACCCTGGGTTGGGGTGTTGTTGTAAGAGGCATGGCTCCTTGTTATATACAAGCTGTTGACCCTGGAAGTCCTGCAGCGGCTGCTGGAGTAAAG GTGCAGCAGTTAGTGTGCCAGGTGAATGGAAAGTGTGTTCTTAAACTGGACTACAGGACAATCACCAGGCTGGTGATGACCGGACCTCGCATTGTTGTATTGGAGGTCATGGAACCACTGGAATGTAAATAA